Sequence from the Fragaria vesca subsp. vesca linkage group LG4, FraVesHawaii_1.0, whole genome shotgun sequence genome:
ATAAGATCAAAAAGAGAAGTTGTGAGATGTATCCTCTAGTGTTTCTCAGTAAATGAGCGAACTGCAGAAAAATTGTGATGGTGTTGCTTGGTAATGGTTGAGAAAATGATCACACACTGTATCGAGGCTTCGCTGATCTGTCCTTTTTGCTATCTTCCTGCAATAAGAGTGTGAGAAATAAAATTAAGAGTACTCCACATCAAATTGACACTCGGAAACACCAACTAAGACTTACATGGACGGAGTAACTGATCTTATCAGTAACATCGATCATCTCCTTCCACTTCCTCCCAATGCTCATCTACAAGATAAGGTAAAAAGACAAGGTCACTTGCCAGCATTTCAAATTTGCAAAAACAAAACATGCAAACTGTAACCGTCACACAGTAACCTAAAGGCAAAAACCAGCTTCCAAGACCTACTAGTCTATTTCCAACCTGCATTTCAGATTTCCAACAAAACATGCAAAATATTTGATCACACTGTAACCTAAAAGACAAAACCAGATTCTGAGCCTACTAGCCTGCAAGACTAACAGGAAGTGGCACACAAGCAAGGGGCCAGCCGTTCATGCCAAACACAAAACCATTGAGGAAATATGCAACTAGGGAATGCAGAAGTCAAGCAAACGACAACCATCTAATCCATTAAGCATTTAACAAAATACAAATTATAGAAACCAGTTCAAGAAACACTGAGATAACTCCTCCAAGCAAAAGACTACAACCAAAATATTGACCTCCTTTTTCCCAGAGTTCCTATTAACCACCATACCCAAGAACTAATCTGTCATAAGGGGGAAACAGTTGAATAGATGTGGGAACCAAATACTAAGCACAGAAATTGGGGAAGGATCTGAATCCTCAGTAATCAACTTTTCAACCTATTTATTAGCACTTATTGGCATACGGATAAGAAATCTATTTTGCATGGGAAATCTGTACGTTTCGTTATTCAGAAATCTAGACAATACTAGCAGGTGAATTTCTCAACTCTGATCAATCATTTCTGTTCCTTGATTCAAATATTCAAACAACAACCATGAGCACCCAGAGGCAAGTCTAACACCAAATTGAAAAGGTTGACGACCACATTCAATATGCCAAGGTGTAACAGTATCATCATTTTACAACACAATAGATGAAAAAATCGATCACATAAGTATTATAGATTAACCAAACCCACTAAAGCATCCAAATTGAAGTGTAATTGTGTCACCTGCGCAGCCTCATTTGCAGCATTCCTAGTCCACAATGAAAGTTTGTCGTGCCTCTGGCGCACACTTGCTACCACTCCACAAATCTCATCACCCTCATCAAATTGCTCTCCAATCAGTGCCATCAACTACCAAATAATAACAATACATTATCATTACTATACAAAATTCTGAGAAGAAACAAGAATACCTAGTGCTTATTCCAACACACATACAGTGAGCATGTAACTTGTGAAACAGTTCTCACAATTGACCATATATACAAAGCAATTTTCTCTTGCCAAACAGTTTGGCATGTTTTATTGCTAGGCAAAACAACTCTGATGAATGTACGGTGTTGATTCAGTCTGGCAACAGAGCATGCCACTGCTTGATACAAAACATACATACATGCGTACATATAAAGATTGATGGTAAGAAAAATGAGGAAGAAAGTGAGATCTCACAGTTTCTAGCCACATGGTATCAAGGTTGGCCTTCCGGTTGATGGTTACAGTCCACTTCCCTCCATTAGCACATTCAGGATCCTCCCACTTAGGTTCAATCCCAGCCCTGAACAAGTGGAACTCAGCATTTGCTGGAAACTTGCTCGGCTTGAATATCTGATCATACAGACTGCAAATCAAAGAAACGCAATCAGATTAAAGTTCAGCCCTTACATCAAATGCATTTGCATACACAACACCTACTCGTATGCCCAGCATCAGAAACTTAGTTTCAAGCTACAAATTCTAAGAAAAATCAAAAGCATCTCTTCTTGTAGCTTCTAGAGCTCTTCTTTCTCTCGAACCACTCTCTTTATCTTCCCTCCTTCTCTTTTTGTTAACTAACACTTGGGTATATT
This genomic interval carries:
- the LOC101312716 gene encoding eukaryotic translation initiation factor isoform 4E-2-like; its protein translation is MATEVAAASPAPPLSDVEDTSAAAAETKSSGPQKLERKWTFWFDNQSKPKQSGAAWGSSLKKAYTFETIQEFWCLYDQIFKPSKFPANAEFHLFRAGIEPKWEDPECANGGKWTVTINRKANLDTMWLETLMALIGEQFDEGDEICGVVASVRQRHDKLSLWTRNAANEAAQMSIGRKWKEMIDVTDKISYSVHEDSKKDRSAKPRYSV